The Numida meleagris isolate 19003 breed g44 Domestic line chromosome 10, NumMel1.0, whole genome shotgun sequence genome includes a window with the following:
- the BRD7 gene encoding bromodomain-containing protein 7 isoform X3 yields MGKKHKKHKSDKHPYEEYVEKPLKLVLKVGGNEVAELSTGSAGLDSSLYEDKSEHEKHKDRKRKKRKKGEKQVPGEEKEKRKRKVKEDKRKRDREHPDSEGEQELKCQTPVRLELSPEKPLTSTLSKQEEVEQTPLQEALNQLMRQLQRKDPSSFFSFPVTDFIAPGYSMIIKNPMDFSTMKEKIKNNGYQSIEELKDNFKLMCTNAMTYNKPDTIYYKAAKKLLHSGMKILSQERIQSLKQSIEFMADLQKTRKQKDKVELQLSGEDESGSGKDKGEPVDGDTKAFKTPNKEHKKKDKDLLEDKLRINNLEREQEQIDRIVRESGGKLTRRLANSQCEFERRKPDGTTTLGLLNPVDLTAGEPGYCPVKLGMTAGRLQSGVNTLQGFKEDKRNKVTPVTYLNYGPYSSYAPTYDSTFANISKEDSDLIYSTYGEDSNQGSFSIHEFLMKSQDYPFLMADSLLDVLTKGGHSRSLRELEMPLEEDEGPHERSDALKEIMEIDIATRLDSANNDRLTALKAVTNFGMPMEEFDSEEAEIFQRKLDETTKLLRELQDAQNERLSTKPPPNMICLLGPSYREMHLAERVTNNLKELAQQVTPGDIVSTYGIRKAMGISIPLPDTEDSGVDLRDEFQEPKKTVTITENECGPVTV; encoded by the exons ATGGGGAAGAAACACAAGAAGCACAAGTCGGACAAGCACCCCTACGAGG AGTACGTAGAGAAGCCGCTGAAGCTGGTGCTGAAAGTTGGAGGGAACGAAGTTGCCGAACTATCCACTGGAAGCGCGGGGCTTGATTCGAGCCTGTACGAGGACAAATCCGAGCATGAAaagcacaaagacagaaaaaggaaaaagaggaagaagggagaaaaacaagttcctggagaagagaaggagaaaagaaagagaaaagttaaG GAGGATAAAAGGAAACGCGATCGAGAACACCCAGACAGTGAGGGAGAGCAGGAACTGAAATGTCAGACCCCTGTCAGATTGGAATTGTCACCAGAGAAACCATTGACGAGTACTTTATCAAAACAGgaag AGGTGGAGCAGACACCACTTCAGGAAGCTCTGAATCAACTCATGAGACAGCTACAGAG AAAGGATCcaagttctttcttttcatttcctgtgaCTGACTTTATTGCCCCTGGCTACTCCATGATCATTAAAAATCCAATGGATTTCAGTACCATGAAAGAGAAGATCAAGAACAATGGGTACCAGTCCATAGAAGAATTAAAG GATAACTTCAAATTGATGTGTACTAATGCAATGACATACAATAAACCAGACACCATTTACtacaaagctgcaaaaaaacTGCTGCACTCAGGGATGAAGATACTTAGCCAG GAAAGGATTCAGAGCCTGAAACAAAGTATAGAATTCATGGCTGATCTGCAGAAGACCAGGAAACAGAAGGACAAGGTGGAACTGCAGCTAAGCGGAGAGGATGAAAGTGGTTCTGGGAAAGACAAAGGAGAACCTGTGGATGGTGATACCAAAGCTTTCAAAACACCTAACAAGGAACACAAAAA GAAGGACAAAGATCTACTTGAAGACAAACTAAGAATCAATAACTTGGAAAGGGAACAAGAGCAGATTGATCGTATTGTTAGAGAATCTGGAGGAAAGTTAACAAGACGACTTGCAAACAGCCAG tgtgaatttgaaagaagaaagccaGATGGTACAACAACTCTGGGCCTTCTTAATCCAGTTGATCTTACTGCAGGAG AACCAGGTTACTGCCCTGTAAAGCTGGGTATGACAGCAGGAAGACTTCAGTCAGGAGTTAATACATTACAAGGGttcaaagaagataaaagaaacaagGTTACTCCAG TGACATACTTGAATTATGGACCCTACAGTTCGTACGCTCCGACATATGACTCTACATTTGCCAACATCAGCAAAGAAGACTCTGACTTAATCTATTCAACGTATGGAGAGGATTCTAATCAGGGATCATTCAG TATTCATGAATTTTTGATGAAATCGCAAGATTATCCTTTCTTAATGGCTGACAGCTTGCTTGATGTTCTAACTAAAGGAGGACATTCGAGATCTCTCAGAGAACTAGAAATG CCCCTGGAGGAAGATGAAGGGCCCCATGAAAGAAGTGATGCATTAAAAGAG ATTATGGAAATTGATATCGCAACAAGGTTGGATTCTGCTAATAATGACAGACTTACAGCCCTGAAAGCTGTTACAAACTTTGGTATGCCTATGGAAGAGTTTGATTCTGAGG AAGCTGAAATCTTCCAGAGGAAACTTGATGAAACAACAAAGCTTCTGAGAGAACTTCAGGATGCTCAAAATGAACGTCTAAGTACAAAACCACCCCCTAATATGATTTGTCTTCTGGGCCCATCTTACAGAGAGATGCACTTGG cggAGAGAGTAACCAACAATCTGAAGGAACTGGCACAACAAGTGACTCCAGGTGACATTGTTAGTACATACGGAATCCGGAAAGCAATGGGCATTTCAATTCCTTTACCTGATACAGAAGACAGTGGGGTAGATTTGAGAGATG AGTTTCAAGAACCTAAAAAGACTGTCACCATCACTGAAAACGAATGTGGTCCAGTTACAGTCTGA
- the BRD7 gene encoding bromodomain-containing protein 7 isoform X2, whose translation MGKKHKKHKSDKHPYEEYVEKPLKLVLKVGGNEVAELSTGSAGLDSSLYEDKSEHEKHKDRKRKKRKKGEKQVPGEEKEKRKRKVKEDKRKRDREHPDSEGEQELKCQTPVRLELSPEKPLTSTLSKQEEVEQTPLQEALNQLMRQLQRKDPSSFFSFPVTDFIAPGYSMIIKNPMDFSTMKEKIKNNGYQSIEELKDNFKLMCTNAMTYNKPDTIYYKAAKKLLHSGMKILSQERIQSLKQSIEFMADLQKTRKQKDKVELQLSGEDESGSGKDKGEPVDGDTKAFKTPNKEHKKKDKDLLEDKLRINNLEREQEQIDRIVRESGGKLTRRLANSQCEFERRKPDGTTTLGLLNPVDLTAGEPGYCPVKLGMTAGRLQSGVNTLQGFKEDKRNKVTPVTYLNYGPYSSYAPTYDSTFANISKEDSDLIYSTYGEDSNQGSFSIHEFLMKSQDYPFLMADSLLDVLTKGGHSRSLRELEMPLEEDEGPHERSDALKEIMEIDIATRLDSANNDRLTALKAVTNFGMPMEEFDSEEAEIFQRKLDETTKLLRELQDAQNERLSTKPPPNMICLLGPSYREMHLAERVTNNLKELAQQVTPGDIVSTYGIRKAMGISIPLPDTEDSGVDLRDAGYAVPGVSSQYVCDKCSTVCKCDKK comes from the exons ATGGGGAAGAAACACAAGAAGCACAAGTCGGACAAGCACCCCTACGAGG AGTACGTAGAGAAGCCGCTGAAGCTGGTGCTGAAAGTTGGAGGGAACGAAGTTGCCGAACTATCCACTGGAAGCGCGGGGCTTGATTCGAGCCTGTACGAGGACAAATCCGAGCATGAAaagcacaaagacagaaaaaggaaaaagaggaagaagggagaaaaacaagttcctggagaagagaaggagaaaagaaagagaaaagttaaG GAGGATAAAAGGAAACGCGATCGAGAACACCCAGACAGTGAGGGAGAGCAGGAACTGAAATGTCAGACCCCTGTCAGATTGGAATTGTCACCAGAGAAACCATTGACGAGTACTTTATCAAAACAGgaag AGGTGGAGCAGACACCACTTCAGGAAGCTCTGAATCAACTCATGAGACAGCTACAGAG AAAGGATCcaagttctttcttttcatttcctgtgaCTGACTTTATTGCCCCTGGCTACTCCATGATCATTAAAAATCCAATGGATTTCAGTACCATGAAAGAGAAGATCAAGAACAATGGGTACCAGTCCATAGAAGAATTAAAG GATAACTTCAAATTGATGTGTACTAATGCAATGACATACAATAAACCAGACACCATTTACtacaaagctgcaaaaaaacTGCTGCACTCAGGGATGAAGATACTTAGCCAG GAAAGGATTCAGAGCCTGAAACAAAGTATAGAATTCATGGCTGATCTGCAGAAGACCAGGAAACAGAAGGACAAGGTGGAACTGCAGCTAAGCGGAGAGGATGAAAGTGGTTCTGGGAAAGACAAAGGAGAACCTGTGGATGGTGATACCAAAGCTTTCAAAACACCTAACAAGGAACACAAAAA GAAGGACAAAGATCTACTTGAAGACAAACTAAGAATCAATAACTTGGAAAGGGAACAAGAGCAGATTGATCGTATTGTTAGAGAATCTGGAGGAAAGTTAACAAGACGACTTGCAAACAGCCAG tgtgaatttgaaagaagaaagccaGATGGTACAACAACTCTGGGCCTTCTTAATCCAGTTGATCTTACTGCAGGAG AACCAGGTTACTGCCCTGTAAAGCTGGGTATGACAGCAGGAAGACTTCAGTCAGGAGTTAATACATTACAAGGGttcaaagaagataaaagaaacaagGTTACTCCAG TGACATACTTGAATTATGGACCCTACAGTTCGTACGCTCCGACATATGACTCTACATTTGCCAACATCAGCAAAGAAGACTCTGACTTAATCTATTCAACGTATGGAGAGGATTCTAATCAGGGATCATTCAG TATTCATGAATTTTTGATGAAATCGCAAGATTATCCTTTCTTAATGGCTGACAGCTTGCTTGATGTTCTAACTAAAGGAGGACATTCGAGATCTCTCAGAGAACTAGAAATG CCCCTGGAGGAAGATGAAGGGCCCCATGAAAGAAGTGATGCATTAAAAGAG ATTATGGAAATTGATATCGCAACAAGGTTGGATTCTGCTAATAATGACAGACTTACAGCCCTGAAAGCTGTTACAAACTTTGGTATGCCTATGGAAGAGTTTGATTCTGAGG AAGCTGAAATCTTCCAGAGGAAACTTGATGAAACAACAAAGCTTCTGAGAGAACTTCAGGATGCTCAAAATGAACGTCTAAGTACAAAACCACCCCCTAATATGATTTGTCTTCTGGGCCCATCTTACAGAGAGATGCACTTGG cggAGAGAGTAACCAACAATCTGAAGGAACTGGCACAACAAGTGACTCCAGGTGACATTGTTAGTACATACGGAATCCGGAAAGCAATGGGCATTTCAATTCCTTTACCTGATACAGAAGACAGTGGGGTAGATTTGAGAGATG CAGGATATGCGGTGCCTGGAGTATCATCTCAATATGTCTGTGACAAATGCAGTACTGTGTGCAAGTGtgacaaaaaatga
- the BRD7 gene encoding bromodomain-containing protein 7 isoform X1, translating into MGKKHKKHKSDKHPYEEYVEKPLKLVLKVGGNEVAELSTGSAGLDSSLYEDKSEHEKHKDRKRKKRKKGEKQVPGEEKEKRKRKVKEDKRKRDREHPDSEGEQELKCQTPVRLELSPEKPLTSTLSKQEEVEQTPLQEALNQLMRQLQRKDPSSFFSFPVTDFIAPGYSMIIKNPMDFSTMKEKIKNNGYQSIEELKDNFKLMCTNAMTYNKPDTIYYKAAKKLLHSGMKILSQERIQSLKQSIEFMADLQKTRKQKDKVELQLSGEDESGSGKDKGEPVDGDTKAFKTPNKEHKKKDKDLLEDKLRINNLEREQEQIDRIVRESGGKLTRRLANSQCEFERRKPDGTTTLGLLNPVDLTAGEPGYCPVKLGMTAGRLQSGVNTLQGFKEDKRNKVTPVTYLNYGPYSSYAPTYDSTFANISKEDSDLIYSTYGEDSNQGSFSIHEFLMKSQDYPFLMADSLLDVLTKGGHSRSLRELEMPLEEDEGPHERSDALKEIMEIDIATRLDSANNDRLTALKAVTNFGMPMEEFDSEEAEIFQRKLDETTKLLRELQDAQNERLSTKPPPNMICLLGPSYREMHLAERVTNNLKELAQQVTPGDIVSTYGIRKAMGISIPLPDTEDSGVDLRDGEYPKLLCSICTIKTKPHPQIIRMACGATSIVPAFGYSPLLKIVFNGKFLCLVSVQN; encoded by the exons ATGGGGAAGAAACACAAGAAGCACAAGTCGGACAAGCACCCCTACGAGG AGTACGTAGAGAAGCCGCTGAAGCTGGTGCTGAAAGTTGGAGGGAACGAAGTTGCCGAACTATCCACTGGAAGCGCGGGGCTTGATTCGAGCCTGTACGAGGACAAATCCGAGCATGAAaagcacaaagacagaaaaaggaaaaagaggaagaagggagaaaaacaagttcctggagaagagaaggagaaaagaaagagaaaagttaaG GAGGATAAAAGGAAACGCGATCGAGAACACCCAGACAGTGAGGGAGAGCAGGAACTGAAATGTCAGACCCCTGTCAGATTGGAATTGTCACCAGAGAAACCATTGACGAGTACTTTATCAAAACAGgaag AGGTGGAGCAGACACCACTTCAGGAAGCTCTGAATCAACTCATGAGACAGCTACAGAG AAAGGATCcaagttctttcttttcatttcctgtgaCTGACTTTATTGCCCCTGGCTACTCCATGATCATTAAAAATCCAATGGATTTCAGTACCATGAAAGAGAAGATCAAGAACAATGGGTACCAGTCCATAGAAGAATTAAAG GATAACTTCAAATTGATGTGTACTAATGCAATGACATACAATAAACCAGACACCATTTACtacaaagctgcaaaaaaacTGCTGCACTCAGGGATGAAGATACTTAGCCAG GAAAGGATTCAGAGCCTGAAACAAAGTATAGAATTCATGGCTGATCTGCAGAAGACCAGGAAACAGAAGGACAAGGTGGAACTGCAGCTAAGCGGAGAGGATGAAAGTGGTTCTGGGAAAGACAAAGGAGAACCTGTGGATGGTGATACCAAAGCTTTCAAAACACCTAACAAGGAACACAAAAA GAAGGACAAAGATCTACTTGAAGACAAACTAAGAATCAATAACTTGGAAAGGGAACAAGAGCAGATTGATCGTATTGTTAGAGAATCTGGAGGAAAGTTAACAAGACGACTTGCAAACAGCCAG tgtgaatttgaaagaagaaagccaGATGGTACAACAACTCTGGGCCTTCTTAATCCAGTTGATCTTACTGCAGGAG AACCAGGTTACTGCCCTGTAAAGCTGGGTATGACAGCAGGAAGACTTCAGTCAGGAGTTAATACATTACAAGGGttcaaagaagataaaagaaacaagGTTACTCCAG TGACATACTTGAATTATGGACCCTACAGTTCGTACGCTCCGACATATGACTCTACATTTGCCAACATCAGCAAAGAAGACTCTGACTTAATCTATTCAACGTATGGAGAGGATTCTAATCAGGGATCATTCAG TATTCATGAATTTTTGATGAAATCGCAAGATTATCCTTTCTTAATGGCTGACAGCTTGCTTGATGTTCTAACTAAAGGAGGACATTCGAGATCTCTCAGAGAACTAGAAATG CCCCTGGAGGAAGATGAAGGGCCCCATGAAAGAAGTGATGCATTAAAAGAG ATTATGGAAATTGATATCGCAACAAGGTTGGATTCTGCTAATAATGACAGACTTACAGCCCTGAAAGCTGTTACAAACTTTGGTATGCCTATGGAAGAGTTTGATTCTGAGG AAGCTGAAATCTTCCAGAGGAAACTTGATGAAACAACAAAGCTTCTGAGAGAACTTCAGGATGCTCAAAATGAACGTCTAAGTACAAAACCACCCCCTAATATGATTTGTCTTCTGGGCCCATCTTACAGAGAGATGCACTTGG cggAGAGAGTAACCAACAATCTGAAGGAACTGGCACAACAAGTGACTCCAGGTGACATTGTTAGTACATACGGAATCCGGAAAGCAATGGGCATTTCAATTCCTTTACCTGATACAGAAGACAGTGGGGTAGATTTGAGAGATGGTGAGTATCCAAAACTGTTATGTAGCATCTgtacaattaaaacaaaaccgCATCCGCAAATCATTAGAATGGCTTGTGGTGCAACTTCTATAGTTCCAGCTTTCGGTTATTCTCCgcttttaaaaattgtgtttaatgGAAAATTCCTGTGCTTGGTCTCAGTCCAAAACTGA